A genomic region of Mus musculus strain C57BL/6J chromosome 7, GRCm38.p6 C57BL/6J contains the following coding sequences:
- the Crxos gene encoding Crx opposite strand transcript 1 isoform c (isoform c is encoded by transcript variant 3), with the protein MEASPRSLTSCTLGPLDQKFSWEQLSELEAYFKVEPYPDLQDRKIMATRLKLKEEQVEAWFIQRSLEEEMRPPLARLQQSALDGTSSPSHKALCCRPPSWKYRLIPINPPESSTSCKHSC; encoded by the exons ATGGAAGCATCTCCACGTTCCCTGA CCTCCTGTACCCTGGGTCCCCTTGACCAGAAGTTCAGTTGGGAGCAGCTTTCAGAGCTGGAAGCATACTTCAAGGTGGAACCATACCCAGACCTCCAGGATCGAAAGATCATGGCCACCAGACTGAAACTGAAAGAGGAACAAGTTGAG GCTTGGTTCATCCAGAGATCCTTGGAGGAGGAGATGCGGCCCCCCTTGGCCAGGCTGCAGCAGTCTGCCCTGGATGGTACCTCTTCTCCTTCCCACAAAGCCCTGTGCTGCAGGCCACCAAGCTGGAAGTACAGGCTCATTCCCATCAATCCCCCTGAGTCCTCGACCAGCTGTAAGCACAGTTGCT